A genomic window from Paraburkholderia phytofirmans OLGA172 includes:
- a CDS encoding dipeptidase translates to MSTLHDNSIIIDGLNISKFERSVFEDMRKGGVTAVNCTVSVWESFQKTVDNIAEMKQQIREYSEILTLVRTTDDILRAKKEHKTGIIFGFQNAHAFEDNLGYIEAFKDLGVNVVQLCYNTQNLVGTGCYERDGGLSGYGREVIQEMNRVGIMVDLSHVGGKTSSEAIAASNKPVCYSHCCPSGLKEHPRNKSDEQLKEIADAGGFVGVTMFAPFLKRGPDATVEDYIEAIDYVVNLIGEDQVGIGTDFTQGYSTEFFDWITHDKGRYRQLTNFGKVVNPEGIRTIGEFPNLTAAMERAGWSETRIKKIMGENWVRVFGEVWKV, encoded by the coding sequence ATGAGCACTTTGCACGACAACAGCATCATCATCGACGGTCTGAACATTTCGAAGTTCGAGCGCTCGGTGTTCGAAGACATGCGCAAGGGCGGCGTGACCGCGGTGAACTGCACGGTGTCGGTCTGGGAAAGCTTCCAGAAGACTGTCGACAACATCGCCGAGATGAAGCAGCAGATCCGCGAATATAGCGAGATCCTGACGCTCGTGCGTACTACCGACGACATCTTGCGCGCGAAGAAAGAGCACAAGACCGGCATCATTTTCGGTTTCCAGAACGCGCATGCGTTCGAGGACAACCTCGGCTATATCGAGGCCTTCAAAGACCTCGGCGTGAACGTGGTCCAGCTTTGCTACAACACACAGAATCTCGTCGGCACGGGTTGCTATGAACGCGACGGCGGGCTGTCGGGCTATGGCCGGGAAGTGATTCAGGAGATGAACCGCGTCGGCATCATGGTCGACCTCTCGCATGTGGGCGGTAAAACGTCGTCCGAAGCGATCGCGGCGTCGAACAAGCCGGTGTGCTACTCGCATTGCTGCCCGTCGGGGCTGAAAGAGCATCCGCGCAACAAGAGCGACGAGCAACTGAAAGAGATTGCGGACGCAGGCGGTTTTGTCGGCGTGACGATGTTCGCGCCGTTCCTCAAGCGCGGCCCGGACGCGACCGTCGAAGACTATATCGAAGCCATCGACTACGTGGTGAATCTGATCGGTGAAGACCAGGTCGGTATCGGCACGGACTTCACGCAAGGCTATAGCACCGAGTTCTTCGACTGGATCACGCACGACAAGGGCCGTTATCGCCAGTTGACGAACTTCGGCAAGGTGGTGAATCCGGAAGGCATTCGCACGATTGGCGAGTTTCCGAACCTGACGGCCGCGATGGAACGCGCCGGCTGGAGCGAGACGCGCATCAAGAAGATCATGGGTGAAAACTGGGTACGCGTGTTCGGCGAAGTCTGGAAGGTCTGA
- a CDS encoding DUF5943 domain-containing protein — protein sequence MQPQLPIDVDPNTGVWTTDALPMLYVPRHFFTNNHTAVEEALGIDTYAGILYKAGYKSAYFWCDKEAKQHGIAGMAVFEHYLNRLSQRGWGIFTITEADPSSSRARIELHHSSFVLAQPGKEGKLCYMFAGWFAGAMDWVNDTAPDGQRKGPPSHSQEARCAAEGHDHCVFEVSPLAS from the coding sequence ATGCAACCCCAATTGCCTATCGACGTCGATCCGAACACCGGCGTCTGGACGACCGACGCGCTGCCGATGCTTTACGTACCGCGCCATTTCTTCACGAACAACCACACTGCCGTTGAGGAAGCGCTCGGCATCGACACGTATGCCGGGATTCTCTACAAGGCCGGCTACAAGTCCGCGTACTTCTGGTGCGACAAGGAAGCGAAACAGCACGGCATTGCCGGCATGGCGGTGTTCGAGCATTACCTGAACCGTCTGTCGCAGCGCGGCTGGGGCATCTTCACGATCACGGAAGCCGATCCGTCCAGCTCGCGTGCGCGCATCGAACTGCACCATTCCTCGTTCGTGCTCGCGCAGCCGGGCAAGGAAGGCAAGCTTTGCTACATGTTCGCCGGCTGGTTCGCGGGCGCGATGGATTGGGTCAACGACACCGCGCCGGATGGACAGCGCAAGGGTCCGCCGTCCCATTCGCAGGAAGCGCGCTGCGCGGCTGAAGGCCACGATCACTGCGTGTTCGAAGTGTCGCCGCTCGCGTCGTAA
- a CDS encoding NADH:flavin oxidoreductase — protein MRYPNLFKPLTLNKLTLRNRIVSTAHAEVYAEPGGLPGDRYIRYYEEKAKGGVGLAVCGGSSPVSIDSPQGWWKSVNLSTDKIIDPLARLAEAMHRHGAKIMIQATHMGRRSAFHGEHWPHLMSPSGVREPVHRGNAKIIEVEEIRRIISDFAAAAKRVKDAGMDGIEISAAHQHLIDQFWSPRTNFRSDEWGGSLENRLRFGTEVLKAVREAVGADFCIGLRMCGDEFHEDGLDHEQLKEIAQAMSETGLIDYLGVIGSGADTHNTLANCMPPMALPPEPFVHLAAGIKSVVKLPVMHAQSIRDAGQAERLLASGMVDLVGMTRAQIADPHMVIKIRDGREDEIKQCVGANYCIDRQYNGLDVLCVQNAATSREETMPHVIAKTRGPKRKVVVVGAGPAGLEAARVAKSRGHDVVLFEKNEYVGGQIMLAAKAPQREQMAGIVRWFDMETKRLGVDRRLGVAADETTIMAEKPDIVVLATGGSSFTSQVAAWGVEEGLAVSSWDVLSGKVEPGKNVLVYDGVSTHAGAGVADFMSSRGSNVEIVTPDVKVADDVGGTTFPIFYRRLYAQGVIHTPNYWLDRVYEEDGKKIAVIRNEYTEEQEERAVDQVVIENGSTPNDQLYWTLKPESVNRGQVDVHKLFASEPQPSLSEELGNGRFLLFRVGDCISMHNIHGAIYDALRLCKDF, from the coding sequence ATGCGTTACCCGAACCTTTTCAAGCCTCTCACGCTGAACAAACTGACGTTGCGCAACCGCATTGTCAGCACCGCGCACGCCGAGGTGTATGCGGAGCCGGGTGGTTTGCCCGGCGACCGTTATATCCGTTACTACGAAGAGAAGGCCAAGGGCGGCGTCGGCCTCGCCGTGTGCGGCGGTTCGAGCCCGGTGTCGATCGACAGCCCGCAGGGCTGGTGGAAGTCGGTGAATCTCTCCACCGACAAGATCATCGATCCGCTCGCGCGGCTCGCCGAAGCGATGCATCGACACGGCGCGAAGATCATGATTCAGGCTACGCATATGGGCCGGCGCTCGGCATTTCATGGCGAGCATTGGCCGCATCTGATGTCGCCGTCGGGCGTGCGTGAGCCGGTGCACCGCGGCAATGCGAAGATCATTGAAGTGGAAGAGATTCGCCGCATCATTTCGGACTTTGCCGCGGCCGCGAAGCGTGTGAAGGATGCCGGGATGGACGGCATCGAGATTTCGGCGGCCCACCAGCATCTGATCGATCAGTTCTGGAGTCCGCGTACGAATTTCCGCAGCGACGAGTGGGGCGGCTCGCTCGAAAACCGTCTGCGTTTCGGTACGGAAGTGTTGAAGGCCGTGCGCGAAGCGGTGGGCGCGGACTTCTGTATCGGTCTGCGCATGTGTGGCGACGAATTCCATGAAGACGGTCTCGATCACGAACAACTGAAAGAGATCGCCCAGGCGATGAGCGAAACCGGCCTGATCGACTACCTCGGCGTGATCGGTTCCGGCGCGGATACGCACAACACGCTGGCGAACTGCATGCCGCCCATGGCGCTGCCGCCCGAACCGTTCGTGCATCTCGCGGCCGGGATCAAGTCGGTGGTGAAGCTCCCGGTGATGCATGCGCAAAGCATCCGCGATGCGGGTCAGGCCGAGCGCCTGCTCGCGAGCGGCATGGTCGATCTGGTCGGCATGACGCGCGCGCAGATTGCCGATCCGCATATGGTCATCAAGATCCGCGACGGCCGCGAGGACGAGATCAAGCAATGCGTCGGCGCGAACTATTGCATCGACCGCCAGTACAACGGGCTGGACGTGCTGTGCGTGCAGAACGCCGCGACATCCCGTGAAGAAACCATGCCGCATGTGATCGCGAAGACGCGTGGGCCCAAGCGCAAGGTGGTCGTGGTCGGCGCGGGTCCTGCTGGACTGGAGGCGGCGCGGGTGGCGAAGTCGCGCGGTCATGACGTGGTGCTGTTCGAGAAGAACGAATACGTCGGCGGTCAGATCATGCTGGCCGCGAAAGCGCCGCAGCGCGAGCAGATGGCGGGCATCGTCCGCTGGTTCGATATGGAGACGAAGCGCCTCGGTGTCGATCGACGTCTCGGTGTCGCCGCCGACGAAACAACCATCATGGCCGAGAAGCCGGACATCGTCGTGCTGGCCACGGGCGGCTCGTCGTTCACGTCGCAGGTCGCGGCGTGGGGCGTCGAAGAAGGGCTCGCCGTGAGTTCATGGGATGTGCTGTCGGGCAAGGTCGAGCCTGGCAAGAACGTGCTGGTTTATGACGGCGTCAGCACGCACGCCGGCGCGGGCGTCGCGGATTTCATGTCGAGCCGCGGCTCGAACGTCGAGATCGTGACGCCTGACGTGAAGGTTGCCGACGACGTGGGCGGCACCACGTTCCCGATTTTCTATCGCCGCCTCTACGCGCAAGGCGTGATTCACACGCCGAATTACTGGCTCGACAGGGTCTATGAGGAAGACGGCAAGAAGATCGCCGTGATCCGCAACGAGTACACGGAAGAGCAGGAAGAGCGTGCGGTCGATCAGGTGGTGATCGAGAACGGCAGCACGCCGAACGACCAGCTCTACTGGACGCTCAAGCCCGAGTCGGTGAATCGCGGCCAGGTGGACGTGCACAAGCTCTTTGCGTCCGAGCCGCAACCGTCGCTCAGCGAGGAACTCGGTAACGGCCGTTTCCTGCTGTTCCGCGTCGGCGACTGCATTTCCATGCACAACATTCACGGCGCGATCTATGACGCGCTGCGCCTTTGCAAGGATTTCTGA